The nucleotide sequence GGCGACGAAGGCTCCCGCCGTTTTGCTCCAGGGTGAGGGCCGTCGCCAACAGCAGTTGCAAGAAGGTGATGTCGGCTTCCTCGACCCCGGAAACGTCGAGGGTCAGCACGTTCTGTTCGGACACGGCCTTAAGCAGCGATTGCCGCAAGGTGGCCGCATGTTCTACCGTGCATTTGCCGGCCACGGCGTAGATGGGCTTGCCGCCTTGTTCCAATCGGGTCAGTTCCATGGGCGCTCCTCGTAAACCCGGCTACTGCGACACTGTACGAAACGGTTCGCCGGTGTGCAAGCGGCTGTCTTCCCGACCGCGCACGAAACGCACGAGCTGGGGCACGTCGAGGATCAACGAGATGCTGCCGTCGCCGTTGATGGTGGTGCCGGAAATCCACTTGAGGTGACGGTAACAGTCGTCGAGGCTTTTGATGACAGCCTGCTGCCGGCCGATGACCTTGTCCACGCAAAAGCCGACGGTTTCGCCTTCGGCCTCGGTGATGACCACCCGCTCGTAACCGGGCTGGTCGCCGGGCACGTCAAAGAGCCGGCGCAGGCTGACCACCGGGGCCATGGACCCCATGCGTTCGATGGTGTCCACGGTGCGGACCTGCCCTTCCACGAACCGCTCCTGGAAACCGCGCAGGTTGGCCAGGGGCACGATGAAG is from Solidesulfovibrio magneticus RS-1 and encodes:
- a CDS encoding STAS domain-containing protein yields the protein MELTRLEQGGKPIYAVAGKCTVEHAATLRQSLLKAVSEQNVLTLDVSGVEEADITFLQLLLATALTLEQNGGSLRRHGTISPAALAAARVSGFARTPKLANFFSDED